The following coding sequences lie in one Alosa sapidissima isolate fAloSap1 chromosome 15, fAloSap1.pri, whole genome shotgun sequence genomic window:
- the LOC121683529 gene encoding NEDD4-binding protein 1-like — translation MSHGLDMFYSCFGIYRAVQHFWNKGYRNIIACVPNYRRHSPSTIHGHEYLEKLSERGLVSWAPSKYYDDRPMLEEARAKTGRIVTNDRFVDFGPEWKETKKGCIPFEFNGNHFIPFPISSEAVETSSVQPAAMSVNGANDEDLGPTSEAPDDNTHI, via the exons ATGAG CCATGGCCTGGACATGTTCTACTCCTGCTTTGGTATCTACCGGGCTGTTCAACACTTCTGGAATAAAGGCTATCGTAACATCATTGCTTGTGTGCCAAACTATAGACGACATTCTCCAAGCACTATCCATG GTCATGAATATCTAGAAAAGCTGTCCGAGAGAGGCCTTGTATCGTGGGCTCCAAGCAAATATTACGATGATAG gcctaTGCTTGAAGAAGCCAGGGCTAAAACTGGGCGGATTGTGACAAATGACAGATTTGTCGATTTTGGACCAGAGTGGAAGGAGACTAAAAAAGG ATGCATTCCCTTTGAGTTTAATGGAAATCACTTCATACCGTTTCCAATTTCATCTGAG GCTGTTGAGACGAGTAGTGTACAACCAGCAGCCATGAGTGTGAACGGTGCCAACGATGAAGATTTGGGTCCAACCAGTGAAGCACCAGATGACAACACCCACATCTAg
- the LOC121683524 gene encoding protein NYNRIN-like, producing the protein MSDTVAQDQEQENNRAQDILPNEEGISMPIQDDGMAVSQRQHENQPNHFKLNLPETEEDPSLRWVILDAWKITQCGKVHRFRRLVLAVTYFWERGHRRIIVCILEWMRKEHILICDIHYLNELQRHLQDFLVYTPDEAGKTSVCHNFMEKLSKHCDAMIITLTGPDSWSETNDRILQFMFMKDAFKLPVDPKSKNNGPNCSTLLHSSKNINSHLYKELVQNFMKKCEPYSKMVKEFQKLDLSFSEEPGKDKLPLVIIDGSNVAMSHGLDMFYSYFGIYRAVQHFWNKGYRNIIACVPNYRRHSPSTIHGHEYLEKLSERGLVSWAPSKCYDDRPMLEEARAKTGRIVTNDRFVDFGPEWKETKKGCIPFEFNGNHFIPFPISSEAVETSSVQPAAMSVNGANDEDLGPTSEAPDDNTHI; encoded by the exons ATGAGTGATACTGTAGCACAAGATCAAGAGCAGGAAAATAACAGGGCACAGGATATATTACCAAATGAAGAAGGGATTTCGATGCCCATTCAAGACGATGGTATGGCTGTTAGCCAGCGCCAACATGAAAATCAGCCGAATCACTTCAAACTTAATTTGCCTGAAACCGAAGAAGATCCGAGTTTGAGATGGGTGATTCTTGATGCCTGGAAAATCACACAATG TGGGAAAGTCCACCGCTTCCGAAGGCTCGTCTTGGCTGTTACATACTTCTGGGAGAGAGGGCATAGAAGGATTATCGTCTGTATCCTAGAGTGGATGAGAAAAGAACATATTCTAATTTGCG ATATACATTATTTGAATGAACTACAGCGCCATCTGCAGGACTTCTTGGTTTATACACCCGATGAAGCAGGGAAAACCAG tgtgtgtcacAACTTCATGGAAAAACTTTCAAAGCACTGTGATGCCATGATAATTACTCTGACAGGCCCAGACAGCTGGAGTGAAACAAACGACAG AATTCTTCAGTTCATGTTTATGAAGGATGCCTTCAAGTTACCTGTTGACCCAAAGAGTAAAAATAATGGACCAAATTGTTCCACCCTGCTTCACTCTTCAAAGAATATAAATTCACATTTGTATAAGGAATTG GTACAGAACTTCATGAAGAAGTGTGAGCCCTACTCCAAGATGGTTAAGGAGTTTCAAAAACttgatctctctttttctgaagAACCAGGAAAGGATAAACTACCACTGGTGATTATAGACGGGAGTAATGTGGCTATGAG CCATGGCCTGGACATGTTCTACTCCTACTTTGGTATCTACCGGGCTGTTCAACACTTCTGGAATAAAGGCTATCGTAACATCATTGCTTGTGTGCCAAACTATAGACGACATTCTCCAAGCACTATCCATG GTCATGAATATCTAGAAAAGCTGTCTGAGAGAGGCCTTGTATCATGGGCTCCAAGCAAATGTTATGATGATAG gcctaTGCTTGAAGAAGCCAGGGCTAAAACTGGGCGGATTGTGACAAATGACAGATTTGTCGATTTTGGACCAGAGTGGAAGGAGACTAAAAAAGG ATGCATTCCCTTTGAGTTTAATGGAAATCACTTCATACCGTTTCCAATTTCATCTGAG GCTGTTGAGACGAGTAGTGTACAACCAGCAGCCATGAGTGTGAACGGTGCCAACGATGAAGATTTGGGTCCAACCAGTGAAGCACCAGATGACAACACCCACATCTAg